From one Polyangia bacterium genomic stretch:
- the uvrA gene encoding excinuclease ABC subunit UvrA: protein MSKIVIKGAREHNLKNVDVEIPRDKLVVLTGLSGSGKSSLAFDTIYAEGQRRYVESLSAYARQFLDQMRKPDIDSIEGLSPAISIEQKSGSRNPRSTVGTITEIYDYLRLLWARIGKVYCYQCGEPIASQTIQQMVDQILGLPEGARFSVLAPVVRDRKGDFTSELSKLRQDGFVRANIDGDLFELSDPPKLDKAKKHTIEVFVDRLVRKDGIRQRLTDSVELAAKLAGGVVKISPLEGEDLVFSEKFACSTCGISYPEITPRLFSFNNPAGACPACDGIGAKMFFDPDLIVPNEELSLKEGAIEPWERRNSAFFHQMLDSVSAHFEIDQYMTWGKLPQKTRDLILGGSGTDEIEFSFEKNGRKHTYKKEFEGVLANLQRRFDEYERRRREQGRTSEQDFEAIYDEFHRYMSQTVCEDCQGTRLRQEARHVKVGDKSITEMTALTIREAHAFMGGLTLSPRQKEIAGRILRESGDRLSFLIKVGLDYLSLDRTAATLSGGESQRIRLATQIGSSLMGVLYILDEPSIGLHQRDNARLLEALKRLRDLGNTVLVVEHDEDTIRAADHVIDMGPKAGVLGGRIVASGSPEDIEGNTQSLTGAYLSGRKRIEVPKHRRQSANRNITLRRARGHNLRDLTVSFPIGVLTCVTGVSGSGKSTLVIDTLLRALAHKLHGAKTAIEPNDGIEGLQHVDKVIDIDQAPIGRTPRSNPSTYTGVFTHIRDLFANLPESKARGYKPGRYSFNVKGGRCEACQGDGILRIEMHFLPDVYIECEACGGRRYNRETLEVRYRQASIADVLDMTVAQACEFLENIPKVRQKLDTLREVGLSYIKLGQSATTLSGGEAQRVKLSKELAKKSSGRTVYILDEPTTGLHFADIAQLLSVLNRLVDAGNTVIVIEHNLDVIKTADWVIDLGPEGGPGGGQAIAQGTPEDVSRVAASYTGQFLRKVL from the coding sequence ATGAGCAAGATCGTCATCAAGGGGGCCCGGGAGCACAACCTCAAGAATGTCGATGTGGAGATCCCACGCGACAAGCTGGTGGTGCTGACCGGCCTTTCGGGCTCGGGAAAGTCATCCCTGGCCTTCGATACGATCTATGCCGAGGGCCAGCGCCGCTATGTCGAATCGCTGTCGGCGTATGCGCGCCAGTTTCTGGATCAGATGCGCAAGCCCGACATCGATTCGATCGAAGGGCTGTCGCCGGCGATCTCAATCGAACAGAAGTCCGGGTCGCGCAACCCGCGTTCGACCGTCGGCACCATCACGGAGATTTACGACTACCTGCGGCTGCTCTGGGCGCGCATCGGCAAGGTCTATTGTTATCAGTGCGGGGAGCCGATCGCCTCGCAGACCATCCAGCAGATGGTCGATCAGATCCTGGGTCTGCCGGAGGGCGCGCGCTTCTCCGTGCTGGCGCCGGTGGTGCGCGACCGCAAGGGCGATTTCACCAGCGAGCTTTCCAAGCTGCGCCAGGACGGGTTCGTGCGCGCCAACATCGACGGCGATCTCTTCGAACTGTCTGATCCACCCAAGCTGGACAAGGCGAAGAAGCACACCATCGAGGTGTTCGTCGATCGGCTGGTGCGCAAGGACGGCATCCGCCAGCGCCTGACCGATTCGGTCGAACTGGCGGCCAAGCTGGCCGGCGGGGTGGTGAAGATCTCGCCTTTGGAAGGCGAGGATCTGGTCTTCTCCGAGAAGTTCGCCTGCTCGACCTGCGGCATCAGCTATCCGGAGATCACGCCGCGCTTGTTCTCGTTCAACAACCCGGCCGGCGCCTGCCCGGCCTGCGACGGCATCGGGGCGAAGATGTTCTTCGATCCCGATCTCATCGTCCCCAACGAAGAGCTGTCGTTGAAAGAAGGGGCCATCGAGCCGTGGGAGCGGCGCAACAGCGCCTTCTTTCACCAGATGCTGGATTCGGTGTCGGCGCACTTCGAGATCGACCAGTACATGACGTGGGGCAAGCTGCCGCAGAAGACCCGCGATTTGATCCTTGGTGGTTCGGGCACTGACGAGATCGAATTTTCCTTCGAGAAGAACGGCCGCAAACACACCTACAAAAAAGAGTTCGAGGGCGTGCTGGCCAACCTGCAGCGCCGGTTCGACGAATACGAGCGCCGCCGCCGCGAGCAAGGCCGCACCAGCGAGCAAGACTTCGAAGCCATCTACGACGAGTTTCACCGTTATATGTCGCAGACGGTCTGCGAGGACTGCCAGGGCACGCGCCTGCGCCAGGAGGCCCGCCACGTCAAGGTGGGCGACAAGAGCATCACCGAGATGACCGCGCTGACCATCCGCGAGGCGCACGCCTTCATGGGCGGCCTGACCCTGTCGCCGCGCCAGAAAGAGATCGCCGGACGGATCCTGCGCGAGTCGGGCGATCGATTGTCGTTCCTGATCAAAGTCGGTTTGGATTACCTGTCGCTGGATCGCACGGCGGCCACGCTGTCGGGCGGCGAGTCGCAGCGCATCCGGCTGGCCACGCAGATCGGCAGCTCGCTGATGGGCGTGCTGTACATCCTGGACGAGCCGTCGATCGGCCTGCACCAGCGCGACAACGCCCGGTTGCTGGAGGCGCTGAAGCGCCTGCGCGATCTCGGCAACACCGTGCTGGTGGTCGAGCACGACGAAGACACCATCCGCGCCGCCGACCACGTCATCGACATGGGTCCCAAGGCCGGCGTGCTGGGCGGGCGCATCGTCGCCTCCGGCTCGCCAGAGGACATCGAGGGCAACACGCAGTCGCTGACCGGCGCGTATTTGTCGGGGCGCAAGCGCATCGAGGTGCCCAAGCACCGGCGCCAGTCAGCCAATCGCAACATCACCTTGCGGCGCGCGCGCGGCCACAACCTGCGCGATCTCACGGTGTCGTTTCCCATCGGCGTTTTGACCTGCGTGACCGGCGTGTCGGGCTCGGGAAAATCGACGCTGGTGATCGACACCTTGCTGCGCGCGCTGGCGCACAAGCTGCACGGAGCGAAGACGGCCATCGAACCCAACGACGGCATCGAAGGGCTGCAGCACGTCGACAAGGTCATCGACATCGATCAGGCGCCCATCGGCCGCACGCCGCGCTCGAATCCGTCGACGTACACCGGCGTCTTCACGCACATCCGCGATCTGTTCGCCAACCTGCCCGAATCGAAGGCGCGCGGGTACAAGCCAGGCCGCTATTCGTTCAACGTCAAAGGCGGCCGCTGCGAGGCTTGCCAGGGCGACGGCATCCTGCGCATCGAGATGCACTTTCTGCCCGACGTGTACATCGAGTGCGAGGCCTGCGGCGGGCGGCGATACAACCGCGAGACGCTGGAGGTGCGCTATCGCCAGGCCAGCATCGCCGACGTGCTGGACATGACCGTGGCCCAGGCCTGCGAGTTTTTGGAGAACATCCCCAAGGTCCGGCAAAAGCTGGACACCCTGCGCGAGGTGGGCCTGAGCTACATCAAGCTGGGACAGTCGGCGACCACTCTGTCGGGCGGCGAGGCCCAGCGCGTGAAGCTGTCCAAAGAGCTGGCCAAGAAATCCAGCGGCCGGACGGTCTATATCTTGGACGAGCCGACCACGGGCCTGCACTTTGCCGACATCGCGCAGTTGCTGTCGGTGTTGAACCGGCTGGTCGACGCCGGCAACACGGTGATCGTCATCGAGCACAATCTGGACGTCATCAAGACCGCTGATTGGGTCATCGACCTCGGCCCCGAGGGCGGACCGGGCGGCGGGCAAGCGATCGCCCAGGGAACACCGGAAGACGTGTCCCGCGTGGCGGCCAGCTACACCGGCCAGTTCTTGCGCAAGGTGCTTTAG
- a CDS encoding glycosyltransferase family 87 protein, whose product MTRQRRIVVGLVALAAASAGAVPLLNAIDGARGPIDFARDFTAARALAHGDRRYAIDAERHNREAAAAETPTVPLHGGPYLPHPPPATVALLPLAPLSFGAASALWLLLSLAALVSLARVLADLLWPQARAAVARTAALTGALLLWPPVLHNFEKGQWSIVLAALTALAWRTRAAGRSAGAGVLVGVAASLKVMPGSVVAFFVARDRRAAVAAFVAMVVMVMATLPLTGVSPWLTFVEQSGANVRALETWYANTASLHGLWARLFVGGAYAQPLMAAPLLGRALQSATIATLLAVALTVTVRYCRFRSPTGEADRALFALWATLAVLLNPLAWAHTVVLLALPIALLFSDGDSLALGGALVLLSIPKETLYSLAGAPPVAAGRAWLLSLHAVGALIVFGLAARRARGGRDD is encoded by the coding sequence ATGACCAGGCAGCGTCGGATCGTCGTCGGGTTGGTGGCGCTGGCCGCCGCATCCGCCGGCGCCGTGCCGCTGCTGAACGCGATCGACGGCGCGCGCGGCCCGATCGATTTTGCCCGCGACTTCACCGCGGCGCGCGCTCTGGCACACGGCGATCGCCGCTACGCCATCGATGCCGAACGCCACAACCGCGAAGCCGCCGCGGCCGAGACACCGACGGTGCCGCTGCACGGCGGGCCGTATTTGCCGCACCCGCCGCCGGCCACGGTGGCGCTGCTGCCGCTGGCGCCGCTTTCATTTGGCGCGGCCAGCGCGCTGTGGCTGCTGCTGTCGCTGGCCGCGCTGGTGTCTCTGGCGCGGGTTCTTGCTGATCTGTTGTGGCCGCAGGCGCGCGCGGCGGTGGCGCGAACGGCGGCACTGACCGGCGCATTGTTGCTGTGGCCGCCCGTCCTGCACAATTTCGAGAAAGGGCAGTGGTCGATCGTTTTGGCCGCCCTGACCGCGTTGGCCTGGCGCACTCGCGCGGCCGGACGATCGGCAGGCGCCGGCGTCTTGGTCGGCGTGGCTGCCAGCTTGAAAGTGATGCCCGGCAGCGTGGTCGCTTTCTTCGTCGCGCGGGACCGCCGAGCCGCGGTCGCCGCCTTCGTTGCGATGGTGGTTATGGTGATGGCGACGCTGCCGCTGACCGGCGTTTCGCCGTGGCTCACCTTCGTCGAACAAAGCGGCGCCAACGTCCGCGCTCTCGAGACCTGGTACGCAAACACGGCGTCGCTGCACGGCCTCTGGGCGCGGCTGTTCGTCGGTGGCGCGTATGCGCAGCCACTGATGGCCGCGCCGCTGCTGGGGCGCGCGCTGCAATCGGCCACCATCGCCACCCTGCTGGCCGTCGCGCTGACGGTCACCGTCCGTTACTGCCGCTTTCGTTCGCCCACCGGCGAAGCCGATCGCGCGCTGTTCGCCCTGTGGGCGACGCTGGCCGTGCTGCTGAACCCCCTCGCCTGGGCGCACACCGTGGTGCTGCTGGCGCTGCCGATCGCGCTGCTGTTCAGCGACGGAGATTCCCTGGCGCTGGGCGGGGCGCTGGTGCTGCTGTCGATCCCGAAGGAGACGTTGTACA